From one Triticum urartu cultivar G1812 chromosome 3, Tu2.1, whole genome shotgun sequence genomic stretch:
- the LOC125545756 gene encoding cytosolic sulfotransferase 15-like: MAEEAQSESNRSGGTDEGGESLVAEARGVYVMYQGCWLRPRAMQSVKLVQEHFKARPDDTLLATFPKCGTAWLKALAFTITNRFDHAATSDTHPLLTRHPQDLVPFLEMPYRQLHPIADLEKLASPRLLATHMPITLLPPCVSSLGCRVVYLFRDPKDVFVSLWQFTSKVHTEYTIDRAFELFSEGLSPYGPIWKHNLEFWKKSIAESDKVLFLKYEEMRAEPVKHAKMLAKFLGVPFTEEEMRCGVVEGAVHLCSFDKLRSMPVNSSGVTDRIDGVPMENSSYFRAGKVGDWANHLTEEMSKKLDAIVEEKLRGSGLTF, encoded by the exons ATGGCCGAAGAAGCTCAAAGCGAGAGCAACCGCAGCGGCGGCACGGACGAAGGAGGAGAGAGCCTTGTTGCGGAGGCGCGAGGAGTCTATGTCATGTATCAAGGCTGCTGGCTGCGACCCCGGGCCATGCAAAGCGTCAAGTTGGTGCAAGAGCACTTCAAGGCTCGCCCCGACGACACCCTCCTCGCCACGTTCCCGAAGTGCGGCACCGCCTGGCTCAAGGCCCTTGCCTTCACCATTACAAACCGCTTCGACCACGCCGCCACCAGTGACACCCACCCGCTGCTCACCCGCCACCCTCAGGACCTCGTGCCATTCCTCGAGATGCCCTACCGCCAGCTCCACCCTATCGCCGACCTCGAGAAGCTCGCCTCCCCGAGGCTCCTCGCCACCCACATGCCGATCACACTGCTACCTCCGTGCGTGTCCAGCCTCGGTTGCCGTGTTGTGTACCTGTTCCGCGATCCCAAGGATGTGTTCGTGTCCCTGTGGCAGTTCACCAGCAAGGTACACACGGAGTACACCATTGATAGAGCATTTG AACTCTTTTCCGAGGGGCTATCCCCGTACGGGCCTATCTGGAAGCACAACCTTGAGTTCTGGAAGAAAAGCATAGCAGAGAGTGACAAAGTTCTTTTCTTGAAGTATGAGGAGATGAGGGCCGAACCGGTCAAGCACGCCAAGATGCTCGCCAAGTTCCTCGGTGTCCCCTTCACCGAGGAGGAGATGAGATGTGGAGTTGTAGAGGGTGCCGTGCACCTGTGTAGCTTCGATAAGCTCAGGAGCATGCCGGTCAACTCATCGGGAGTAACTGATAGAATTGATGGGGTGCCAATGGAGAACTCTTCCTACTTTAGGGCCGGGAAGGTCGGTGACTGGGCAAACCACTTGACGGAAGAGATGTCAAAGAAGCTGGATGCCATTGTTGAGGAGAAGCTGAGAGGATCAGGTCTCACATTTTGA